The following proteins come from a genomic window of Miscanthus floridulus cultivar M001 chromosome 2, ASM1932011v1, whole genome shotgun sequence:
- the LOC136539280 gene encoding mitochondrial carnitine/acylcarnitine carrier-like protein has protein sequence MGDVAKDLTAGTAGGVANLIVGHPFDTIKVKLQSQPTPAPGQLPKYAGAIDAVKQTVAAEGPRGLYKGMGAPLATVAAFNAVLFSVRGQMEALLRSEPGAPLTVKQQVVAGAGAGIAVSFLACPTELIKCRLQAQSSLAEAAAASGVSLPKGPIDVAKHVVRDAGVKGLFKGLVPTMGREVPGNAVMFGVYEATKQYLAGGPDTSNLGRGSQILAGGLAGAAFWLSVYPTDVVKSVIQVDDYKKPRYSGSLDALRKIVAADGVKGLYKGFGPAMARSVPANAATFVAYEITRSALG, from the exons ATGGGGGACGTTGCGAAGGACTTGACGGCTGGGACCGCGGGAGGGGTTGCCAACCTCATCGTCGGGCACCCGTTCGACACCATCAAGGTCAAGCTCCAGAGCCAGCCTACCCCTGCTCCCGGACAGCTCCCCAAGTATGCTGGCGCCATCGATGCCGTGAAACAGACGGTCGCGGCTGAAGGCCCAAGGGGCTTGTACAAGGGGATGGGGGCACCTCTGGCCACCGTTGCGGCCTTCAATGCTGTCTTGTTCAGTGTGAGGGGGCAGATGGAGGCCCTTCTGAGGTCAGAGCCAGGTGCGCCACTGACTGTGAAGCAGCAGGTTGTTGCGGGCGCTGGTGCTGGAATCGCAGTCTCCTTCTTGGCGTGTCCAACAGAACTGATCAAGTGCAG GTTGCAAGCCCAGAGTTCCTTAGCCGAGGCAGCTGCCGCTTCTGGTGTGTCTCTTCCCAAAGGGCCGATCGATGTCGCGAAGCATGTCGTCCGGGACGCCGGCGTCAAAGGTCTCTTCAAGGGCCTTGTTCCGACGATGGGGCGGGAGGTCCCTGGCAATGCAGTGATGTTCGGCGTGTACGAAGCCACGAAGCAGTACCTGGCCGGTGGCCCGGACACGTCGAACCTCGGCAGGGGCTCCCAGATCCTGGCGGGTGGCCTCGCAGGTGCCGCCTTCTGGCTGTCCGTGTACCCGACGGACGTGGTGAAGAGCGTGATCCAGGTAGACGATTACAAGAAGCCCAGGTACTCCGGGTCCCTCGACGCGCTGAGGAAGATCGTGGCGGCCGATGGGGTGAAGGGCCTGTACAAGGGGTTCGGACCCGCCATGGCGCGCAGCGTTCCGGCCAATGCGGCGACGTTCGTGGCCTACGAGATCACGAGATCGGCGCTTGGTTGA